The following proteins come from a genomic window of Bremerella sp. JC817:
- a CDS encoding DUF5690 family protein yields the protein MQHNTVYYGLTQAVNGQVVCQIPPDEVSSAAKLEVVAKHGQSKSELAVVAVTKGAEVGVDIERIREVRSFASMLERCLSDAEKVLKIVRDEVFPHVRVMGQEEEASSNEGRKNTFNQYMKDATLMLFAVVPVHWKVLAIFLNGLPLGMVWGLVVRYLE from the coding sequence GTGCAACACAACACCGTTTATTACGGCCTGACGCAAGCGGTCAACGGCCAGGTCGTTTGCCAGATTCCACCTGACGAAGTTTCGAGCGCCGCCAAGCTGGAAGTGGTTGCCAAGCATGGCCAATCGAAGAGCGAACTGGCGGTCGTGGCAGTGACCAAAGGGGCAGAAGTTGGGGTCGATATCGAACGCATCCGCGAGGTACGCAGCTTCGCCAGCATGCTCGAACGATGTCTCTCCGACGCGGAAAAGGTGCTGAAGATCGTCCGTGACGAGGTCTTCCCTCATGTTCGTGTAATGGGACAGGAGGAAGAAGCTTCGTCGAATGAGGGTCGGAAGAACACCTTCAACCAGTATATGAAGGACGCCACGCTGATGCTGTTCGCCGTCGTGCCGGTTCACTGGAAGGTACTCGCAATCTTTCTCAACGGCTTACCGCTGGGCATGGTCTGGGGCCTGGTGGTGCGTTACTTGGAA